TGAAGCTCAGAACTCTCATATACAACATAACATTGGCTGTAGAGTAGTTGTTGATATATTATTTAGTTTAACACTATAAGTGTTTAGTTTAACACTTATAGTGTTAAACTAAATAATATATCAACAACTACTGTACAGTTTTATAcatttgtataaaatgtataacaaATGCCAGCAGTAGATTTCTCCTCCACTACTCTTTTCCTATACAGTCTACAGAGGGACCTCTTCCAAGACAGACAATAGCAAAATAGGGAAGAAGTTGTACATAAAGATGCATTTCTAAAAGTTGACACAATGAGTGTGCGCATGAATTCCCAGGAGCCCAGAAAATTCAGCCTTCAGCTCATGTCTCTAACTACCTACACTGAACTTCACAACTCATACATTATAGGATCTATAAAGAGgtttcttttatttagaaaaacaaaaagataaaagttgGCGCTCGAGGTGCCAGACCTTAAACATCCTTCTTACCTCTCAAAAATGTTTATAAGGAGATAGAGGAGGCTGCAGACTGACCTTTTTGGGGTCATGGAGGCCAATCCAGACATTGCTGTCATCAGTGCTACTCTCCTTAATCAGTGAGGCCACGAAGGCACCCTCCGCCTCGGTGAGCACAGACACCAGGTTGCCTGAATTCATGTTCTGGCAGTAGAGCTGTAGGTGAAGAAAATGGAGCACGCAGTGGAGGAGGAGGGTGTGAGGGATCTACTGAGACCTTCCAGAGGATGTAACAGAAAAAGGACAGCACAGAAATGTCCCTGGTGATGCTGTCACTGACCACCAGTATCTCTGTGCTAGGAATGTGTTAAATAATGGGATAAAGTAGATTGGGAAGTTTTGGACCAGTGGTGGAATAGGGAAGGGATCAATCTTATCTCATTGCAGCCACAGAACACACTGCAAATTAGCAGCTGCCACTACCTTCATGAGCCTCCCTTCCCCTGCTGCTGTCCTCACTCACATCTGCATCAACCCAGGTCTCAGGGTCTTCATTAAAGTAGTAGCAGTAGGAGCGATAGGCATTGGCGCCTTCTGGGCAGCTGATTCGGGCATTAGGCAGCTCTGTCTGGGTCTCCTGgcctgaggggaaaaaagagataaTTAAGAAAGACTCTCAGGGCAAGGAAAAGGCTGGAAGGTGAATTAGGGGCTTTTCAGTTTCCTTTATAAGAACATACTGATACAGTGTGTACTGGAGTGATTCCTTACTTCTGCCCCCTGCatcctatctctttttttttctagtctccTCTGCTCAAGACAAGAGCTTGCAATGAATAGGCTAAAGAAATGTGTcctcattttcccttttatttctgagGCTCAGGCTTCTGTCTTTAAAGACCCAGTCTTCCACCTTTCTCAAGTTTCTCTTGATTTCCCTGCACATGCTTGCCTTAGCTCTCCATCCTATCAATGACTACATAAAAACATCCAACTACCATCACATATAGATTCAATCAGATAAACTCAACCACAATGGTCACCTATAAGTGGTCTTATTAAATTCTGTCTCAAACTCATGAATGAAATGAGGGTGTTTTTGAATGGGATGAGATCAGCCATAATGATCACTGAACAACATAAAACAACCTCTGATGTTGACTCTGCTTTTTTTCAAGTGAACCCTATGCATGAGGGGAGGGAAGACTTCAGAGCTGGGGTTGTGGGAGGACTGGGGGAAAAAATCTCACCTTGGCTCAGAGACAGGAACATCAGGCAGGAGATCAGCATGAAGCATGAGTTGGTCTGAGCCATGCTGAGCAGCAGTGAATCTCTTGCTTAAGGAGCAAATCAGCAATCTCTGTAGGAGAACACAGGGAAGAGGGTTTGAAGAAGAGAGCAGAGCCCCTATTATCTTTCTAACATCCTCTCCTCTTGGAATTCCTGTGACCAGGAAGGTCCACTGAGATAGCTATGCTCCcagatatttctcttttgtttgggGATAACAGAGGCCAAATTACCCAAAATCAGCTTTGGTTTTGCTTAAGCTTCATTACTACTGGGATCTTTTATTCAGAAAATCACCCTGTATCTacctcaaaatgaaaagaaaatcccatgTTAGACATGCTCTTCTCCTGTAATGCCCCCTTACCTGTTGGTAAGTGCCTTGTCCACTTGAGGTGGCTTGTCAGGTCAGACAGAGTAGGAGCTTTATATCAGGGTCTGAGAGAAAACCACATGATATAAACAGTGGGTGGAGCAAGGAGTAAGGGTCAGAAGACCTACAAAGGGCACTAACAGTAAGAGATTCTGGCATCAGGAATAGCTTATTACTGGCACACATTAGGAGTGGTCACGAATGATATCAACTTACCATAAACAGGTTAGCAAACTGTCCAAGTTGATGTTGGGCTTTGTCCTTCCCCCACAGCATCCTCATGTCCAGTTCCCATGGCCTTTAGCCATCCTAGAAAGAGC
This Theropithecus gelada isolate Dixy chromosome 13, Tgel_1.0, whole genome shotgun sequence DNA region includes the following protein-coding sequences:
- the LOC112604559 gene encoding lithostathine-1-beta, with the translated sequence MAQTNSCFMLISCLMFLSLSQGQETQTELPNARISCPEGANAYRSYCYYFNEDPETWVDADLYCQNMNSGNLVSVLTEAEGAFVASLIKESSTDDSNVWIGLHDPKKNRRWYWSSGSLVSYKSWDIGAPSSANAGYCASLTSCSGFKKWKDESCEKKFSFVCKFKN